In one window of Bos taurus isolate L1 Dominette 01449 registration number 42190680 breed Hereford chromosome 4, ARS-UCD2.0, whole genome shotgun sequence DNA:
- the LOC132345192 gene encoding sequestosome-1-like yields MASLTVKAYLLGKEDAAREIRRFSFCFSPEPEAEAEAAPGPRPCERLLSLVAALFPMLRPGGFQAHYREKKKKESTCHCRKHGFDTWSGKIPHAVGQLSSRDTATGPVLWSAGAAATEARAL; encoded by the coding sequence ATGGCGTCGCTCACGGTGAAGGCCTACCTTCTGGGCAAGGAGGACGCAGCCCGCGAGATCCGCCGCTTCAGCTTCTGCTTTAGCCCGGAGCCCGAGGCCGAAGCCGAGGCCGCGCCTGGCCCCCGGCCCTGTGAGCGGCTGCTGAGCCTGGTGGCTGCGCTCTTTCCTATGCTCCGGCCCGGCGGCTTTCAGGCGCACTAccgcgaaaaaaaaaaaaaagaatccacctgccactgcaggaaacacgggttcgatacctggtccgggaagattccacatgccgtggggcaactaagctcacgGGACACAGCTACGGGGCCCGTGCTCTGGAGCgcgggagctgcagctactgaagcccgagccCTATAG